In Saccharothrix violaceirubra, the following are encoded in one genomic region:
- a CDS encoding WXG100-like domain-containing protein, translating to MGIEIPSEVTWLFPIVVGQSWPEGDETALRRMADAYRTAAQGVKSVLDEANGAASTVMSSQTGEAVKAFEGYWKKFADGDDSYLPKLQKICEQLAESCDNTALEVEYTKLSIIASLIALAIEIAALVAAAFGTFGASTAGIPIAQQATRLIVQFTFRQLIIAILKEVAISVGIDAAIQGIQMLSGERKNWDWGKTGEAAVSGAVSGLVGGVSGGLKFQGGGLAGQMAVGATRGAVEGAVSTVGTAAVMGQDISAKDVLLGATSGAVSGGIGGAKDGITVEAPHVTPGGPGGGPPDLTPPAGGPPTGGPPGAAPTGGPTGSGPTGTGPTGTGPTGAGPTGSAPTGAGPGGGPSGPTVNRDGLNRPRGTDTTTASSVAAPPAPGPSVSMPPPVGGDHSSGGPTSSPGGFTGAPTSNGPLPTSTTPSSGGSSIGNRLGAPTTGGPTPGGPTATPGHGGTSPGTPAAGRTPTATPGFGPGSSGSHPTPGASGGHGTTSGTGATHSTPGSTGATPGGHPTPGGAGTTPGHGSTPGTGSLPGNGSTPGTSAPGGPTSGTGPNPGSGATPTAGSTPGAHSTPGSGLPGSGVPGAGPAGSGLPGSGPVGSGAPGSGPIGSGVPGAGPAGSGLPGSGPVGSGLPGAGSAGSGLPGSGPVGSGVPGSGPVGSGLPGSGPVGSGVPGSGPVGSGLPGTGPVGSGLPGTGPVGSGVPGSGPVGSGVPGVGPTGSGLPGPGPVGPGAGPHGGGPAPHLSGGAPGAGSHSGPASGTGPMGGGGGFAPPPGGGAPGGGGGGLGGGRPSAPTASGYFSDDHSSGVRGTDAVSASSVTGAPVEAYANPSYQPTPDQRSAIPQQPTGFGPQQGFGPQQGYTPPPGSSAPAHQAPPGGQPPRPDAAPRPTRPDAPFARGPEALARPDAPRPSDGRPTDTRPGSPAGRGPDAPAPRGSEPRGSEPRWEAPGGRGTESPASRGAEPRWEPPAARGTESPTPRVAEPARPDAPASRGTDPTRPDGPATRGTDAPTPTDGPASRGTEPGAESPVSRGTDPTRPDGPVARGTDTPAPADGPASRGTEPPTTGDARPDATPTDATPVDSTPVDSTPADTSTDPAPGTTDPADRVPADSGPTDPGTETPDKIGAPGDEHTPAASHEWPTDPGTTDPGTTDTAPADSTPSDADPFPHKGPWNNPAGVVEGFSHDGPYHSVHDSTGPTDREVGTYDQRAAAIIEPTYQPYGPYGSYEPFIQAHSRPDGSIAWPPNQGAGGPRVVVELPAGTVLDRFGSPMGDFLSPLRPDGQAYGFGERAIMPDSMGKGYHVYVLDRPLMVELAPVAPAFDQTGGARQLQPVAHPDLVDPATGNMSVQHLIDLGHLHEVDVPPADGRVLPPDFGTFDENGNVRTPDTVTVDDARDGAFDDYTPTTNDASNLTPNPDLGPVAHRGPIPLGEVSQRVDQAIRNSTPTDAGVALHTEQRLRDLSARIPQSGDHVVLDVHTDGDGVRIGDTHYTRPELVELINNHPDLAGRPIMFVGCEAGVGGENSLASYVARETGQQVVAPDNLAWSDPDGNVYSSSRDGAGPTLPPDGGWHAFDPDGTITPTGENGMPPGHEPTGDLGDESAHRGREHLEPQVQTQWEEPTTTHRESVTLPEGQSYFEGRDLPRDTSVEVRDPDGRVRSVVHVDADGNVSVDARATNTRENPEVARPYPNADYRVEIGNRNDAFVANADGTMRTWTDEIKVGGRTVEVERRVIVDEVPEPANGRQTIDRDHPMAPRPGEAFVARTDLPADTRMEVYDTEGNYRGTVQTGADGRPRWVAAPDFWGTADEPHRNPETTHVIEGANYNIDRGPLHQEFRTDEHGNPQDAAPNVAPRFENTRTVDGLRQNEPFSRPGQVHDRSTEYTVSDEHGQPRGRVITDENGLVVYEETFSGQRSRANAEITAAPPTAVVTSDGFYGLDRGDATSPVPTWPTPVGEVHLGIEVVRDENGRNVPTVRVLDGDTSGWTPEQRAAVERPYDNSNPFSGREDLPPGTRFVLEDRQGNGYSTIQTGDDGVPSHVHTFRPFSADMNTPLPNATVSADNGMWTGRTDGLGETTATTGRPDFNSGGHIRRDETAQRNVGDHGEVSVDPETGKKTKLSDGGHHGGNEMGFPGEEINQSSQQRDENQGNRRPAFATDETWYAMERDRARFVAEGLGTVESVDTFALRDPGQRHPHTYQTRWRVTLPDGTTRNYFRSYPNEHNAALWPSDF from the coding sequence GTGGGCATCGAGATCCCGAGCGAGGTCACGTGGCTCTTCCCGATCGTGGTCGGGCAGAGCTGGCCGGAGGGCGACGAGACGGCGCTGAGGCGCATGGCCGATGCCTATCGCACCGCCGCACAGGGCGTGAAGTCCGTGCTCGACGAGGCGAACGGCGCCGCGTCGACCGTGATGTCGAGCCAGACCGGTGAAGCGGTCAAGGCGTTCGAGGGGTACTGGAAGAAGTTCGCCGACGGCGACGACTCGTACCTGCCGAAGTTGCAGAAGATCTGCGAGCAGCTCGCGGAGAGTTGCGACAACACGGCGTTGGAGGTCGAGTACACCAAGCTGTCGATCATCGCGTCGCTGATCGCGCTGGCGATCGAGATCGCGGCGCTGGTGGCGGCGGCGTTCGGCACGTTCGGCGCGTCCACCGCCGGCATCCCGATCGCGCAGCAGGCGACCAGGCTGATCGTGCAGTTCACGTTCCGGCAGCTGATCATCGCGATCCTGAAGGAGGTCGCGATCTCGGTCGGCATCGACGCGGCCATCCAGGGCATCCAGATGCTGTCCGGCGAGCGCAAGAACTGGGACTGGGGCAAGACCGGCGAGGCGGCCGTGTCCGGCGCGGTGTCGGGTCTGGTCGGCGGCGTGTCGGGCGGCCTGAAGTTCCAGGGCGGCGGCCTGGCCGGGCAGATGGCCGTCGGTGCGACGCGCGGTGCCGTGGAAGGTGCCGTGTCGACGGTCGGCACGGCGGCCGTCATGGGCCAGGACATCAGCGCCAAGGACGTGCTGCTGGGTGCGACGTCCGGTGCGGTGTCCGGTGGCATCGGCGGTGCCAAGGACGGCATCACGGTCGAGGCGCCGCACGTGACGCCCGGCGGTCCGGGCGGCGGACCCCCCGACCTGACGCCACCCGCCGGCGGCCCGCCGACCGGTGGTCCCCCGGGGGCCGCTCCCACCGGCGGCCCGACGGGATCGGGTCCCACCGGAACCGGCCCGACCGGAACCGGCCCGACGGGAGCGGGTCCGACCGGCTCCGCTCCGACCGGAGCCGGGCCGGGTGGCGGTCCGTCCGGTCCGACCGTGAACCGCGACGGCCTGAACCGGCCGCGTGGCACGGACACCACCACTGCCTCGTCGGTGGCGGCTCCGCCCGCTCCCGGCCCGTCGGTGTCGATGCCGCCCCCGGTCGGCGGCGACCACTCCTCCGGTGGCCCGACGTCCTCGCCGGGAGGATTCACCGGAGCCCCGACCTCGAACGGCCCGCTGCCGACCTCGACGACCCCGTCGTCGGGCGGTTCGTCGATCGGCAACCGCCTGGGCGCACCGACGACCGGGGGTCCGACGCCCGGTGGGCCGACCGCGACGCCGGGGCACGGTGGCACCTCGCCGGGAACCCCCGCCGCGGGCAGGACTCCCACCGCCACACCGGGTTTCGGCCCGGGATCGTCCGGAAGCCACCCGACACCGGGTGCGTCCGGCGGCCACGGCACCACTTCGGGCACGGGCGCCACGCACTCGACACCGGGGTCGACCGGCGCGACCCCCGGCGGCCACCCGACTCCGGGCGGCGCGGGCACGACGCCGGGCCACGGCTCGACTCCGGGCACAGGTTCGTTGCCCGGCAACGGTTCCACGCCCGGTACGTCCGCTCCCGGTGGTCCGACGTCGGGCACCGGCCCGAACCCCGGTAGCGGGGCGACTCCCACCGCCGGTTCGACGCCGGGTGCCCACTCGACTCCCGGTTCCGGACTTCCCGGTTCCGGCGTGCCGGGCGCCGGCCCGGCCGGGTCGGGTCTGCCGGGCTCAGGCCCGGTGGGTTCCGGTGCGCCCGGTTCGGGCCCGATCGGTTCCGGCGTGCCGGGTGCGGGCCCGGCCGGCTCGGGTCTTCCTGGTTCCGGCCCGGTGGGTTCCGGTCTGCCGGGTGCCGGTTCGGCGGGTTCGGGTCTTCCTGGTTCCGGCCCCGTCGGGTCGGGTGTGCCGGGTTCGGGTCCGGTCGGGTCCGGTCTTCCTGGTTCGGGTCCGGTCGGTTCAGGTGTGCCCGGTTCCGGTCCGGTGGGTTCCGGCTTGCCTGGCACCGGTCCCGTCGGGTCGGGCCTTCCGGGGACCGGTCCGGTCGGTTCGGGTGTGCCGGGTTCGGGTCCGGTCGGGTCGGGTGTGCCGGGGGTCGGTCCGACGGGCTCGGGTCTGCCCGGCCCTGGTCCGGTCGGTCCGGGGGCCGGGCCGCACGGTGGTGGTCCGGCTCCGCACCTGTCCGGTGGTGCTCCGGGCGCTGGGTCGCACTCGGGTCCCGCTTCGGGGACCGGTCCCATGGGTGGCGGTGGAGGGTTCGCGCCGCCTCCCGGTGGTGGTGCACCCGGTGGTGGTGGCGGGGGACTCGGCGGGGGCCGTCCGTCGGCGCCCACGGCGAGCGGCTACTTCTCGGACGACCACTCGTCCGGTGTGCGCGGGACCGACGCGGTGAGCGCCAGTTCCGTGACCGGTGCGCCGGTCGAGGCCTACGCGAATCCGTCGTACCAGCCGACGCCCGACCAGCGGTCGGCGATCCCGCAGCAGCCGACGGGTTTCGGTCCCCAGCAGGGGTTCGGCCCGCAGCAGGGCTACACGCCGCCGCCCGGTTCGTCCGCACCCGCCCACCAGGCCCCGCCCGGGGGCCAACCGCCCCGCCCGGACGCGGCACCGCGTCCGACGAGGCCCGACGCCCCCTTCGCCCGCGGCCCCGAAGCCTTGGCCCGGCCCGACGCACCGCGTCCCTCCGACGGCCGCCCGACGGACACCCGTCCCGGCTCGCCCGCCGGACGCGGCCCCGACGCACCGGCCCCACGCGGCTCGGAACCACGCGGCTCGGAACCACGCTGGGAGGCACCCGGCGGCCGTGGCACGGAGTCCCCGGCCTCGCGCGGCGCCGAGCCACGCTGGGAACCACCCGCCGCTCGCGGCACGGAGTCCCCGACCCCACGCGTTGCCGAGCCCGCGAGGCCCGACGCCCCCGCGTCCCGCGGCACCGATCCGACCCGGCCCGACGGTCCGGCCACTCGTGGCACCGACGCCCCGACACCGACCGACGGCCCCGCTTCACGCGGCACGGAACCCGGTGCGGAGTCCCCGGTGTCGCGTGGCACGGACCCGACCCGGCCCGACGGCCCGGTCGCCCGCGGCACGGACACGCCGGCTCCGGCCGACGGTCCGGCCTCGCGTGGCACCGAGCCGCCGACCACCGGTGACGCGCGGCCGGACGCCACGCCGACCGACGCTACGCCGGTCGACTCGACCCCGGTCGACTCGACCCCCGCCGACACGTCGACCGATCCGGCACCCGGGACCACCGACCCCGCCGATCGCGTGCCCGCGGACTCCGGCCCGACCGACCCGGGCACCGAAACCCCCGACAAGATCGGGGCACCGGGAGACGAGCACACCCCGGCGGCCTCCCACGAGTGGCCCACCGACCCCGGAACCACCGACCCGGGAACCACCGACACCGCTCCGGCCGACTCGACCCCGTCCGACGCCGATCCCTTCCCCCACAAGGGCCCCTGGAACAACCCGGCCGGTGTGGTGGAGGGGTTCTCGCACGACGGCCCCTACCATTCGGTGCACGACTCGACCGGTCCGACGGACCGCGAGGTCGGCACCTACGACCAGCGCGCCGCGGCGATCATCGAGCCCACTTACCAGCCCTACGGCCCCTACGGCTCCTACGAGCCGTTCATCCAGGCCCACTCCAGGCCCGACGGCTCCATCGCCTGGCCGCCCAACCAGGGCGCGGGCGGTCCCCGGGTCGTCGTCGAACTCCCGGCGGGCACGGTGCTCGACCGGTTCGGCAGTCCGATGGGCGACTTCCTCAGCCCGTTGCGCCCGGACGGTCAGGCGTACGGCTTCGGCGAGCGGGCGATCATGCCCGACAGCATGGGCAAGGGCTACCACGTCTACGTGCTCGACCGGCCGCTCATGGTCGAGCTGGCCCCCGTCGCCCCGGCGTTCGACCAGACCGGCGGCGCGCGCCAGCTCCAGCCGGTCGCGCACCCGGACCTGGTGGACCCGGCCACCGGGAACATGTCGGTCCAGCACCTGATCGACCTCGGTCACCTGCACGAGGTCGACGTGCCGCCCGCCGACGGCCGGGTGCTGCCGCCCGACTTCGGCACGTTCGACGAGAACGGCAACGTCCGCACGCCCGACACCGTCACCGTCGACGACGCCCGCGACGGTGCGTTCGACGACTACACCCCGACCACGAACGACGCTTCGAACCTCACCCCCAACCCGGATCTGGGCCCGGTCGCGCACCGGGGTCCGATCCCGCTCGGCGAGGTGTCCCAACGCGTCGACCAGGCCATCCGCAACAGCACGCCCACGGACGCGGGCGTCGCCCTGCACACCGAGCAGCGCCTGCGCGACCTGAGCGCACGCATCCCGCAGAGCGGCGACCACGTCGTCCTCGACGTGCACACCGACGGCGACGGCGTGCGCATCGGCGACACGCACTACACCCGCCCCGAACTGGTCGAACTGATCAACAACCACCCGGACCTCGCCGGGCGGCCGATCATGTTCGTCGGCTGCGAGGCCGGTGTCGGCGGCGAGAACAGCCTGGCCTCCTACGTGGCCCGGGAGACCGGTCAGCAGGTCGTCGCGCCGGACAACCTCGCGTGGTCCGACCCGGACGGCAACGTCTACTCCAGCTCCCGTGACGGCGCCGGCCCCACGCTCCCGCCCGACGGCGGCTGGCACGCGTTCGACCCGGACGGCACGATCACGCCCACCGGCGAGAACGGCATGCCCCCCGGCCACGAGCCGACGGGCGACCTCGGCGACGAGAGCGCCCACCGGGGCCGCGAGCACCTCGAACCGCAGGTGCAGACGCAGTGGGAGGAACCGACCACCACGCACCGCGAGTCGGTCACGTTGCCCGAGGGCCAGTCCTACTTCGAGGGCCGCGACCTGCCCCGCGACACCAGCGTGGAGGTCCGCGACCCCGACGGCCGGGTCCGCTCGGTCGTCCACGTCGACGCGGACGGCAACGTCTCGGTCGACGCCCGGGCCACCAACACCCGCGAGAACCCCGAGGTGGCCCGGCCGTACCCGAACGCGGACTACCGCGTCGAGATCGGCAACCGCAACGACGCGTTCGTGGCCAACGCCGACGGCACGATGCGCACCTGGACCGACGAGATCAAGGTCGGCGGGCGGACCGTCGAGGTCGAGCGCCGGGTGATCGTCGACGAGGTGCCCGAGCCCGCCAACGGCCGGCAGACCATCGACCGCGACCACCCCATGGCGCCCCGGCCGGGCGAGGCGTTCGTCGCCCGCACCGACCTCCCGGCCGATACGCGCATGGAGGTGTACGACACCGAGGGCAACTACCGCGGCACGGTCCAGACCGGCGCCGACGGCCGCCCGCGCTGGGTCGCCGCACCCGACTTCTGGGGCACGGCCGACGAACCGCACCGCAACCCCGAGACCACGCACGTGATCGAGGGCGCCAACTACAACATCGACCGCGGCCCGCTGCACCAGGAGTTCCGCACCGACGAGCACGGCAACCCGCAGGACGCCGCGCCCAACGTCGCGCCGCGGTTCGAGAACACCCGCACGGTCGACGGTCTGCGGCAGAACGAGCCGTTCAGCCGGCCCGGCCAGGTGCACGACCGCAGCACCGAGTACACGGTCTCCGACGAGCACGGCCAGCCGCGCGGTCGCGTGATCACCGACGAGAACGGCCTGGTGGTCTACGAGGAGACGTTCTCCGGCCAGCGCAGCCGGGCCAACGCGGAGATCACCGCCGCGCCCCCGACCGCGGTCGTCACCTCCGACGGCTTCTACGGCCTGGACCGGGGCGACGCGACCAGTCCGGTGCCGACCTGGCCGACGCCTGTGGGCGAGGTCCACCTGGGCATCGAGGTCGTCCGGGACGAGAACGGCCGCAACGTCCCCACGGTCCGCGTCCTGGACGGCGACACGTCGGGGTGGACGCCCGAGCAGCGTGCCGCCGTGGAACGCCCTTACGACAACTCGAACCCGTTCTCCGGCCGCGAGGACCTGCCGCCCGGCACCCGGTTCGTGCTGGAGGACCGGCAGGGCAACGGCTACAGCACGATCCAGACCGGCGACGACGGCGTGCCGTCCCACGTGCACACCTTCCGCCCGTTCAGCGCGGACATGAACACGCCGCTGCCCAACGCGACGGTCAGCGCGGACAACGGCATGTGGACCGGCCGCACCGACGGGCTGGGCGAGACCACCGCGACCACGGGCCGTCCCGACTTCAACTCGGGCGGTCACATCCGGCGCGACGAGACCGCGCAGCGCAACGTCGGCGACCACGGCGAGGTGTCCGTCGACCCGGAGACCGGCAAGAAGACCAAGCTCTCCGACGGTGGCCACCACGGCGGCAACGAGATGGGCTTCCCCGGCGAGGAGATCAACCAGTCCAGCCAGCAGCGCGACGAGAACCAGGGCAACCGGCGGCCGGCGTTCGCCACCGACGAGACCTGGTACGCGATGGAACGGGACCGTGCGCGGTTCGTGGCCGAGGGTCTCGGTACGGTCGAGTCCGTCGACACGTTCGCGTTGCGCGACCCGGGTCAGCGGCACCCGCACACCTACCAGACCCGCTGGCGCGTGACGTTGCCGGACGGCACCACGAGGAATTACTTCAGGAGCTACCCGAATGAGCACAACGCGGCCCTCTGGCCCAGCGACTTCTGA